The sequence AACATTAAGATAAAAAGCTTTCCCGCTACAAAACTGGGCACCAAGAAAGCATTAGTCTGGCTAACATTGAGCGTAACTTAGGCTCTTTCTGATGGAGCTGGGAGAACTATTGAACATCAATTAGATTAATTATCATTCACCTGCGAACTTCTTCCCTTTCAGACTGCTCTAATACACTGAAATACCAATAAACACTCAAATTTCCTCAATAGTCTTTAGAGATGAATAAGAGATTACTGTGCTTCCACAATGTAAATGTAACCGCATACATTTTACAGCTTTAGCTATTTTATACTAAGCTTCTATGGCGCTATAAAAGTAATAATACAAGGAAGAAAAACATGCATAAATTTAATTTTGGTTGTTCGGTCGAACTGTTAACTAACAATATTGCTCAAGTGACTATTGAGCCTGGCGTTGAGATCACTCTAGAGATGTTAGGGGAATTTGATGAATACATGAGTCAAACTTTTAATCATGACTATGCCTTACTCGTCAATAAGCAACACAGATATACTTATTCCTTCGAAGCCCAGCTTTGCATGGCATCTCAAGAAAACTTAAAGGCAACGGCCGTCGTCTTCTACGATGAAAATGAAGCGAAACTCCCCCCACAATTTAGCCAAAGACGCCAGATAGATGAGTTGAATATACGCCTCTTCTCAGGCATCAACGACGGTAATAAAACCGCCATCAACTGGTTAGAAGAACAGCTATCGACAGAGAAGCAGCTCGAGTTAACCTCATAAGACTATTTGCCATCTTGAATCATTAGGGCATCTAATTGTTTAATAGAGAGAGGAAATATCTACAGACTTCATTACAGAAATAATGATCATCCCAATACCTGACAGCGACAAAATATCTAAACTATCGCTGCTCAACATGTCAGGCCACAGACCTAAACTGACAACGAGTGCTTACTGCTAAAGCTAAAAATAAGCGCTAGCATGGCACTCATTAGGATCGCCAGCTAATACTAGATCGACTATCCAAAACAGCCATAGCCAGCAAGTATTAATGGCACAAAATATTGCAATCCACCATTCATCCATAGTCCCAGTCACAAACTGACTAAAATCACTGAACGACGCCATCACAAGAATCTCTAAGGCATAGATAAACAGTGGCGCGTCACAGCATAGCGGGCGTTACATGACTATCAACAGAATCACACCTGCTGATATTTTTCTACCAGCCGATTGATTGTTTCACAAATACTCTCTATCAGTGACTGCCTGACAGGGGTTGGATTTTTTGATTTAAATGACCATAAACTTATAGGAAAGCAAACAGCTTGATTCAACTCTTTAATATTTAAACGCACTAAAGACCCCGCAATAAGATCGTCATGAACCAGACCTTTAGGCAATAATGCCCAGCCTTCATGAATTTCAAGCAAGGCTTTCAGCACGCTCATATTCTCTATCCTTTGATAATGAGGCGACAACACCACCGAGGATTGCATATCTGCAGTGATACAATCTTCAGGGACCAGCTGCCTAACTCCTCTCAATTGTGTAATACCTACTTTTTCTGTCTCTGAAACTTTCACCAATGGGTGTCCAGCCCCTACCACAGGAATAAAGTGTAAGTTAGCTAAATGAATATATTGCATCCGGCTTATCGCCTTCCCCTTAAAGGATACCCCCAAGCCTAAATCAGCCTCACCGGCTTCTAACTCCGCAATGATCTCTTGCCTGCTTCGATGTAACCAATGAATGTTGGTATCGGGAAATTTTGAACGAATCGCTTGAACGCTTAAGGTTATCAGTTCCTTTGGAATTAAATCACAATGCACAATCGTTAATTCACTCTCAATACCTTCACCTATGCTGGCACTCAAGGATTCAAAAGAGGAGGTGTACTCAGCTAAGTTTTTAGCGTGCGCCAATAAAGCATGACCGTCACGAGTGAGCACAGGAAATTTAGCCGAACGCTCGAAAAGCCCGTAGCCCAAATCTATCTCTAAATTTGCGATCACTTGACTGAGAGTCGACCGATCTCGTCCTAACGTTCGCGCAGCGGCACTAAAGGACCCAGTTTCAGCCACAGTAACAAAGGCCCTGATCTGCTCATAACTTAAGCTCATGACAATCCCCCCTAGCGTGGATCTCATCCATCAACTCTGATGTGTATCCATAGAATGTACCACATATGATAAGGCGACATTGACGACTAC is a genomic window of Shewanella psychrophila containing:
- a CDS encoding LysR family transcriptional regulator, giving the protein MSLSYEQIRAFVTVAETGSFSAAARTLGRDRSTLSQVIANLEIDLGYGLFERSAKFPVLTRDGHALLAHAKNLAEYTSSFESLSASIGEGIESELTIVHCDLIPKELITLSVQAIRSKFPDTNIHWLHRSRQEIIAELEAGEADLGLGVSFKGKAISRMQYIHLANLHFIPVVGAGHPLVKVSETEKVGITQLRGVRQLVPEDCITADMQSSVVLSPHYQRIENMSVLKALLEIHEGWALLPKGLVHDDLIAGSLVRLNIKELNQAVCFPISLWSFKSKNPTPVRQSLIESICETINRLVEKYQQV